The following proteins are encoded in a genomic region of Deltaproteobacteria bacterium:
- a CDS encoding tryptophan synthase subunit alpha — protein MKCIAAMFQRLAKQGETALIPYITAGDPDLDTTRALVLEMARRGADLIELGIPFSDPLADGPTIQAACVRALKHGVHLEDVLTLVGRLRRETDIPLVLMGYYNPVLQYGLERLARDAAQLGVNGFIIPDLPGEQAQAWRSAALKEGVAAIFLAAPTSGPERIRAIGQLTRGFLYYVSITGITGARTELPPELIEALKEVRTLVKCPVAVGFGISTPEQVRQLAPWVDGVVVGSAIVQRIAQLPNPELVKEIGDFIADLKAPLRR, from the coding sequence ATGAAGTGCATTGCTGCGATGTTTCAACGCTTGGCTAAACAGGGTGAAACCGCCCTGATTCCCTATATCACCGCCGGGGATCCGGATCTGGACACCACTCGGGCCCTGGTCTTAGAGATGGCTCGCCGGGGCGCCGACCTGATTGAATTGGGCATCCCCTTTTCCGATCCGCTGGCCGATGGGCCCACTATCCAGGCAGCCTGCGTCCGCGCCTTAAAGCACGGCGTCCATCTGGAGGATGTCTTGACCCTGGTGGGCCGTCTGCGGCGGGAAACCGACATCCCGCTGGTATTGATGGGTTACTACAATCCGGTTCTGCAATATGGACTGGAGCGGCTGGCCCGCGACGCTGCCCAACTCGGGGTGAACGGCTTCATTATACCAGATCTGCCCGGCGAACAGGCCCAAGCCTGGCGCAGCGCGGCTTTAAAGGAAGGGGTAGCCGCCATCTTTTTGGCCGCGCCGACCAGCGGCCCGGAGCGCATCCGGGCTATCGGTCAGCTGACCCGCGGATTTCTCTATTACGTCAGCATCACCGGCATTACCGGCGCCCGGACTGAGCTGCCGCCGGAACTGATCGAGGCCTTAAAAGAGGTGCGTACTCTGGTAAAATGCCCGGTGGCGGTGGGCTTTGGCATTTCGACACCGGAGCAGGTGCGGCAACTGGCCCCCTGGGTGGACGGAGTGGTGGTGGGCAGCGCCATCGTGCAGCGTATCGCCCAGTTGCCCAACCCAGAACTTGTAAAAGAAATCGGTGACTTCATCGCCGACCTGAAAGCCCCGTTACGGAGATAA
- a CDS encoding MBL fold metallo-hydrolase encodes MDSAFIKFLGSAGARVVVAKQLRSSAGVYIAAQGQNLILDPGPGTLVRCAKSRPPIDVTQLDALILTHAHLDHSNDVNILIDAMTAGGLKRRGTLFAPQECLEGDKAVVLSYLKSYLEKIIVLTPEQNYQIGELKFSTSLRHRHPVETYGIKFDFDGRPVAFLVDTGYFPGLLESYKDSWILIINVVRAYPHKSGEVMHLCLDEVRQILAAIRPRKAILTHFGMTMLKAKPWQVAQELTKELGIEVIAASDGLKLDIGGEG; translated from the coding sequence ATGGATTCTGCTTTTATAAAATTCTTGGGGTCTGCCGGGGCCCGGGTTGTAGTAGCCAAGCAGCTACGCTCTTCGGCCGGAGTATATATTGCGGCCCAGGGTCAAAATCTTATCCTGGATCCGGGGCCGGGAACCCTGGTTAGATGCGCCAAATCGAGGCCACCCATTGACGTCACCCAACTAGATGCCCTTATTTTGACCCACGCCCATCTGGATCACTCCAACGATGTCAATATCCTGATCGACGCCATGACCGCGGGAGGTCTGAAAAGGCGGGGAACTCTGTTTGCCCCCCAGGAGTGCCTAGAAGGCGACAAAGCCGTGGTCCTGAGCTATTTAAAGTCATATTTAGAAAAAATTATCGTCTTGACCCCGGAGCAGAATTATCAGATCGGCGAGCTGAAATTTTCCACCTCCCTCAGACACCGGCATCCGGTGGAAACCTATGGGATTAAATTTGATTTTGACGGCCGTCCGGTCGCTTTCCTGGTGGACACCGGATATTTTCCCGGTCTGTTAGAAAGCTATAAAGATTCCTGGATCTTAATAATAAATGTGGTCAGAGCTTATCCCCATAAAAGCGGGGAGGTGATGCATTTATGCCTGGATGAGGTCAGGCAAATCTTAGCGGCAATCCGACCCCGGAAGGCCATCCTGACCCATTTTGGCATGACCATGCTCAAGGCCAAGCCCTGGCAAGTAGCTCAGGAGTTAACCAAAGAATTGGGGATCGAGGTGATCGCCGCCAGCGATGGTCTGAAGTTGGATATTGGAGGAGAGGGCTAG